The Drosophila bipectinata strain 14024-0381.07 chromosome 2L, DbipHiC1v2, whole genome shotgun sequence genome has a segment encoding these proteins:
- the Nos gene encoding nitric oxide synthase: MSQHFTSILENLRFVAIKRSTNAQQQQQQKQQQQQQQQTTCATQQQNSIKIKAQTTPTVNGNGLLCANLEGGGNSPPHHEVDHSGGAAGAGQGSGAGGATSSGGGTPLKHHKRASISTASPPIRERRGTNTSIVVELDGGGSGGAASAQAVGGCAASGSGTASGKSSRELSPSPKNQQQPRKMSQDYRSRAGSFMHLDEEGRSLLMRKPMRLKNIEGRPEVYDTLHCKGREILSCSKATCTSSIMNIGNAAVEARKTDLILEHAKDFLEQYFTSIKRTSSTAHETRWKQVRQSIEATGHYQLTETELIYGAKLAWRNSSRCIGRIQWSKLQCFDCRYVTTTSGMFEAICNHIKYATNKGNLRSAITIFPQRTDAKHDYRIWNNQLISYAGYKQADGKIIGDPMNVEFTEVCTKLGWKGKGSEWDILPLVVSANGHDPDYFDYPPELILEVPLSHPKFEWFTELGLRWYALPAVSSMLFDVGGIQFTATTFSGWYMSTEIGCRNLCDTNRRNMLETVALKMNLDTRTPTSLWKDKAVVEMNIAVLHSYQSRNVTIVDHHTASESFMKHFENESKLRNGCPADWIWIVPPLSGSITPVFHQEMALYYLKPSFEYQDPAWRTHIWKKGRGESKGKKPRRKFNFKQIARAVKFTSKLFGRALSKRIKATVLYATETGKSEQYAKQLCELLGHAFNAQIYCMSDYDISSIEHEALLIVVASTFGNGDPPENGEQFSQELYAMRVQESGEHGLQDSSIGVSSSKSFMKASSRQEFMKLPLQQVKKIDRWDSLRGSTSDTFTEETFGPLSNVRFAVFALGSSAYPNFCAFGQYVDNILGELGGERLLRVAYGDEMCGQEQSFRKWAPEVFKLACETFCLDPEESLTDASLALQNDSLTVNTVRLVPSVNKGTLDSSLSKYHNKKVHCCKIKTQPHNLTRLSEGAKTTMLLEICAPGLDYEPGDHVGIFPANRAELVNGLLERLVGVENPDEVLQLQLLKEKQTSNGIFKCWEPHDKIPPDTLRILLSRFFDLTTPPSRQLLTLLSGFCDDVADKERLELLVNDSSAYEDWRHWRLPHLLDVLEEFPSCRPPAPLLLAQLTPLQPRFYSISSSPRRVSDEIHLTVAIVKYRCEDGEGDERYGVCSNYLSGLRADDELFMFVRSALGFHLPSDRSSPIILIGPGTGIAPFRSFWQEFQVLRELDPVLPLPKMWLFFGCRNRDVDLYAEEKALLENEKILDRVFLALSREQAIPKTYVQDLIEQEFDSLYQLIVQEKGHIYVCGDVTMAEHVYQTIRKCIAGKEQKTEAEVETFLLTLRDESRYHEDIFGITLRTAEIHTKSRATARIRMASQP; the protein is encoded by the exons ATGTCGCAGCATTTCACATCGATACTTGAGAACCTGCGTTTTGTGGCCATCAAACGTTCGACAAAtgcccagcaacagcaacaacagaagcagcagcaacagcaacagcaacagacgACATGTgcaacacaacaacaaaatagcaTAAAAATCAAAGCACAAACCACGCCAACGGTGAACGGCAATGGACTCTTGTGCGCAAATCTTGAGGGGGGCGGCAACTCACCGCCCCACCATGAAGTGGACCATtctggaggagcagcaggagctggaCAGGGATCTGGTGCTGGGGGCGCCACTTCAAGTGGCGGCGGCACGCCATTGAAGCACCACAAGCGCGCCAGCATCTCCACAGCCTCGCCACCGATTCGGGAACGTCGTGGTACAAACACAAGCATTGTCGTGGAACTAGATGGTGGTGGGAGCGGTGGTGCTGCCAGTGCCCAGGCTGTGGGTGGGTGTGCTGCCTCGGGCAGTGGCACCGCGTCGGGAAAAAGCTCTCGCGAACTCTCACCTTCGCCCAAAAACCAACAGCAGCCCAGAAAAATGTCACAGGATTATCGGTCGCGTGCCGGCAG CTTCATGCACCTGGACGAGGAGGGACGCAGCCTGCTAATGCGAAAGCCGATGCGACTGAAGAACATCGAGGGCCGGCCGGAGGTCTACGATACGCTACACTGCAAGGGTCGCGAG ATACTCTCCTGCTCGAAGGCCACCTGTACGAGTAGCATCATGAACATTGGCAATGCGGCCGTGGAGGCTCGTAAAACGGATCTGATCCTGGAACATGCCAAGGACTTTCTCGAGCAGTATTTCACATCGATTAAGCG TACATCATCCACCGCCCACGAGACTCGGTGGAAGCAGGTGCGCCAAAGCATTGAGGCAACAGGACATTATCAGCTAACTGAAACCGAACTAATTTATGGAGCTAAATTGGCTTGGAGGAACTCTTCGCGCTGCATTGGCCGCATTCAATGGTCCAAGTTGCAG TGCTTTGACTGTCGTTATGTGACAACTACCAGTGGCATGTTTGAAGCAATTTGCAACCACATAAAATATGCAACAAATAAAGGAAACCTGAG ATCGGCCATTACGATATTCCCACAACGCACAGATGCCAAACACGATTACCGAATCTGGAATAATCAATTGATATCCTATGCTGGCTATAAGCAGGCTGATGGCAAAATCATAGGAGATCCCATGAATGTGGAGTTTACAGAG GTTTGCACCAAACTGGGCTGGAAGGGCAAGGGCAGCGAGTGGGACATATTGCCACTGGTGGTCTCGGCCAATGGTCACGATCCGGACTATTTTGATTACCCGCCGGAATTGATATTGGAAGTGCCGCTGAGTCATCCCAA ATTCGAATGGTTCACGGAGCTGGGACTACGCTGGTACGCCCTGCCCGCCGTATCCAGCATGCTGTTCGATGTGGGCGGAATCCAGTTTACGGCGACCACATTCAGCGGTTGGTACATGTCGACGGAGATTGGTTGCCGGAATTTATGCGACACAAATCGCCGCAATATGTTGGAG ACGGTGGCGCTGAAAATGAATTTGGACACCAGGACTCCCACATCCTTGTGGAAGGACAAGGCCGTCGTTGAGATGAACATAGCTGTACTCCACTCCTACCAGAGCCGTAATGTGACCATTGTGGATCACCACACAGCCAGCGAGAGCTTCATGAAGCATTTCGAGAACGAGTCCAAGTTGAG GAACGGCTGTCCCGCTGATTGGATTTGGATCGTGCCGCCACTGTCGGGCTCCATCACGCCCGTATTCCATCAGGAGATGGCGCTGTACTACCTGAAGCCCTCGTTCGAATACCAGGACCCCGCCTGGCGTACCCACATCTGGAAGAAGGGGCGTGGCGAGAGCAAGGGCAAGAAGCCAAGAcgtaaattcaattttaaacaaatcgCTAG GGCTGTGAAATTTACATCGAAATTATTTGGACGGGCCTTGTCGAAGCGAATCAAGGCGACGGTGTTGTATGCGACAGAAACTGGAAAATCCGAGCAATATGCAAAGCAATTATGTGAACTTCTAGGACATGCATTCAATGCACAG ATATATTGCATGTCCGACTACGATATATCCTCCATTGAGCACGAGGCATTGTTAATTGTTGTGGCCTCTACCTTTGGCAACGGAGATCCCCCCGAAAATGGCGAG CAATTTTCGCAGGAGTTGTATGCGATGCGTGTCCAGGAGTCTGGAGAGCATGGATTGCAGGACTCCAG cATTGGCGTGTCCTCTTCGAAATCCTTCATGAAGGCCAGCTCACGACAGGAGTTCATGAAGCTGCCACTGCAACAGGTGAAGAAGATCGACCGCTGGGACTCGCTGCGGGGCTCCACCTCCGACACCTTTACCGAGGAGACCTTCGGCCCCCTGTCCAATGTCAGGTTTGCGGTCTTCGCCCTGGGCTCCTCGGCCTATCCGAATTTCTGCGCctttggccagtatgtggacAACATCCTGGGCGAGCTGGGTGGCGAGCGACTGCTGAGGGTGGCCTACGGCGACGAGATGTGCGGCCAGGAGCAGTCATTCCGGAAATGGGCGCCCGAGGTTTTCAAG CTTGCTTGTGAAACATTCTGCCTGGATCCCGAGGAGAGTCTTACGGATGCCTCCCTGGCGCTGCAAAACGATTCCCTGACCGTAAACACAGTACGACTGGTGCCATCTGTGAACAAGGGCACCCTGGACAGCAGTCTGTCCAAGTACCACAACAAGAAGGTTCACTGTTGCAAGATCAAGACGCAGCCTCATAACCTGACCAGGCTGAGTGAGGGAGCCAAGACAACGATGCTACTGGAGATCTGTGCTCCTGGCTTGGACTACGAACCGGGTGATCATGTGGGCATCTTTCCCGCCAACCGGGCTGAATTGGTCAATGGACTGCTGGAGCGTCTGGTGGGTGTTGAGAATCCCGACGAGGTACTGCAGCTACAGCTGTTGAAGGAGAAGCAGACCTCGAATGGGATATTCAAGTGCTGGGAGCCACATGACAAAATTCCGCCAGATACTTTAAGGATTTTGCTTTCCCGATTCTTTGATCTGACCACTCCGCCATCCCGACAACTGCTGACCCTCCTATCGGGATTCTGTGACGACGTGGCGGACAAAGAGCGACTGGAGCTGCTCGTGAATGACTCCTCTGCATATGAGGACTGGCGGCACTGGCGCCTGCCCCACCTGCTTGATGTCCTGGAGGAGTTCCCCTCCTGCCGACCACCAGCCCCGCTACTCCTGGCCCAACTGACGCCGCTGCAGCCGCGCTTCTACTCGATCTCCTCGTCCCCTCGCCGGGTGAGCGACGAGATCCACCTGACAGTGGCCATCGTGAAGTATCGATGCGAGGACGGAGAGGGCGATGAGCGGTACGGCGTCTGCTCCAACTACCTGTCGGGCCTCCGGGCAGACGATGAACTCTTCATGTTCGTGCGCAGTGCCCTGGGCTTCCACCTGCCCAGCGACCGAAGTAGCCCCATCATCCTTATTGGCCCTGGCACTGGAATTGCTCCCTTCCGATCCTTTTGGCAGGAGTTTCAGGTTCTTCGGGAATTAGATCCTGTATTGCCGTTGCCCAAAATGTGGCTCTTCTTTGGCTGTCGGAATCGGGATGTGGACTTGTATGCCGAGGAGAAGGCGCTGCTAGAGAATGAGAAGATCCTAGATCGAGTTTTCCTGGCTCTGTCCCGCGAGCAGGCCATTCCAAAG ACATATGTGCAGGACCTGATTGAGCAGGAATTTGATTCGTTGTACCAATTGATTGTCCAGGAGAAAGGACACATCTACGTCTGCGGCGATGTCACAATGGCCGAGCATGTGTACCAGACCATCAG GAAGTGCATTGCCGGCAAGGAGCAGAAAACCGAGGCGGAAGTCGAGACATTTTTGCTCACACTGCGG GACGAGAGTCGTTACCACGAGGACATCTTTGGCATCACACTGAGAACGGCCGAGATACACACCAAGTCGAGGGCCACGGCCAGGATCCGCATGGCCTCGCAGCCATAA
- the LOC108126846 gene encoding mitochondrial uncoupling protein 4-like isoform X1: MARLTGLRGTDPEGEFFPPKLLRDRDRNNSYLEIYMTSFICGSSAELATYPLDLVKTRMHIQGYFPDRHGVGYTYRNAWATAKGVILEEGVMKLYAGLSAQLVRQIFFGGTKFIIYDALSKNLRTRTKDNKFQISYFNSCFCAVMAGGGANLLTVPTELFKIRMQMEAKRRAAGLPPRINNVIHGLTSTVRRNGFYGLWGGVGPTTWRGALHTLADVGTYDFFKRSLIKVLGIPDNRGIHFVAALLSGIAVVVLSNPPDVVRSRVMFQPRDKRGRGLHFKNGRQCFMRLIREEGIMAMYKGWLPFWLRVGPWTFIFWFTFEHLRGRRGDQHRYN, translated from the exons ATGGCCCGGCTCACGGGTTTGCGAGGCACAGATCCAGAAGGCGAGTTCTTTCCGCCGAAGCTTCTGCGAGACCGCGACAGAAACAACTCCTATTTGGAGATCTATATGACCTCGTTTATTTGCGGCAGCAGTGCTGAACTGGCGACCTATCCGTTGGATTTGGTGAAGACCCGGATGCATATACAGGGATATTTTCCCGATCGACATGGTGTGGGCTATACGTACAGGAACGCTTGGGCGACCGCCAAGGGCGTCATCCTGGAGGAGGGCGTGATGAAACTATACGCCGGACTGTCTGCTCAGTTGGTGAGACAGATATTCTTTGGTGGGACAAAATTCATCATATACGACGCACTCAGCAAGAATCTGAGGACGCGTACCAAGGACAACAAGTTCCAAATCTCCTACTTTAACTCCTGCTTCTGCGCCGTCATGGCTGGCGGGGGCGCCAATCTCCTTACCGTGCCCACCGAGCTGTTCAAGATCCGGATGCAGATGGAAGCCAAGCGGCGGGCGGCCGGTCTTCCTCCGCGGATCAACAATGTCATTCACGGCCTGACCTCCACTGTACGAAGGAACGGATTTTATGGTCTGTGGGGTGGTGTTGGGCCCACCACCTGGCGCGGAGCACTGCACACTTTGG CCGATGTTGGGACCTACGATTTCTTCAAGCGATCGCTTATCAAGGTACTCGGGATTCCGGATAACCGGGGTATCCACTTTGTAGCCGCCTTGTTGTCCGGTATAGCGGTAGTTGTGCTAAGTAATCCGCCTGACGTGGTCCGGTCACGGGTGATGTTCCAGCCAAGAGACAAGCGTGGCCGGGGTCTTCACTTCAAGAACGGTCGGCAGTGCTTTATGCGTTTGATAAGGGAGGAAGGTATCATGGCCATGTACAAGGGCTGGCTTCCCTTCTGGCTACGCGTGGGTCCTTGGACATTCATATTTTGGTTTACATTCGAACACCTTCGAGGGAGACGCGGTGACCAACATCGCTACAATTGA
- the LOC108126606 gene encoding lysosomal aspartic protease-like, with product MQHWLILLLVAQVGQSMAELKRISIRPRNLTHNVLSEISLLKSKYLTLADESVEAKENLVNAANFAYYGDISIGTPPQNFTVLFDTGSSNTWIPSSKCSATDVACKNHNKYTSSASSTYVPVGTNISIRYGTGSMEGFLSNDTVRVAGINITNQTFAEATAEPDGFFDTQPFDGIMGLAFNTLSNGLNTPVDNMVAQGLLDKPEFSVYLRRNGSSLIGGEIIWGGTDPSIYQGTITYVPVSIPQYWQFTVNTAKINGEVLCVGCQAIADTGTSLIVVPKKAFTAINKLLNATDNGDGTASIPCWNICKLPTLYLNIGGSRFTLTPNDYIIKILGDNGMSQCLSGFEYLEGNLLWILGDVFIGKYYTVFDLGNERIGFAKVRSQKTKSHQSQYYNRYETSSGYDAAWAEYSDSIGYEGTSDYRKNYGNERKYRPYIAGPSHPAQYEYRDLSVDYSFT from the coding sequence ATGCAGCACTGGCTAATTCTACTGCTTGTCGCCCAAGTTGGCCAATCGATGGCTGAACTAAAGAGGATTTCAATTAGGCCAAGAAACCTAACCCACAATGTTCTGTCGGAAATTTCATTGCTCAAGTCCAAGTACTTGACATTGGCGGACGAGTCCGTGGAGGCCAAGGAGAACCTGGTGAACGCCGCCAATTTCGCGTATTACGGTGACATTAGTATTGGAACCCCGCCGCAGAACTTTACGGTCCTCTTCGACACAGGATCGTCCAACACCTGGATTCCTAGTTCCAAGTGTTCTGCCACGGATGTAGCCTGCAAGAACCACAACAAGTACACATCCAGTGCATCCAGCACCTATGTGCCAGTTGGTACCAATATATCCATCCGCTATGGAACTGGGAGTATGGAGGGCTTTCTTTCAAACGACACTGTCCGGGTTGCAGGAATAAACATAACCAATCAAACTTTTGCCGAGGCCACCGCCGAACCAGATGGTTTTTTCGATACTCAGCCGTTTGATGGAATTATGGGATTGGCCTTCAACACTCTCTCCAACGGACTCAACACTCCCGTGGACAACATGGTCGCTCAGGGCTTGCTGGACAAGCCAGAGTTCTCAGTCTATCTAAGACGCAATGGAAGCTCACTGATTGGAGGCGAAATAATTTGGGGCGGCACTGATCCATCTATCTATCAGGGAACTATCACCTATGTTCCAGTGTCCATACCACAATATTGGCAGTTTACGGTCAACACAGCCAAGATCAATGGCGAAGTCCTGTGTGTAGGATGCCAGGCCATAGCCGACACTGGCACCTCCCTCATAGTAGTCCCCAAAAAGGCCTTCACAGCGATAAACAAGCTGTTGAATGCCACTGATAATGGTGATGGCACAGCCTCGATTCCCTGCTGGAATATCTGCAAGCTTCCCACTCTGTATCTGAACATTGGAGGCTCTAGATTCACATTGACTCCGAACGACTATATCATCAAAATTCTGGGTGACAATGGCATGTCCCAGTGCTTGTCCGGATTCGAGTATTTGGAAGGAAATCTACTCTGGATCCTTGGAGATGTTTTCATCGGAAAGTACTACACTGTGTTTGATTTGGGCAACGAACGAATCGGCTTTGCCAAAGTGAGGTCCCAGAAAACCAAAAGCCATCAAAGTCAGTACTATAATCGCTATGAGACAAGCAGCGGCTATGATGCAGCTTGGGCAGAATATAGTGATTCCATAGGATACGAAGGAACTAGTGACTACAGGAAAAATTATGGAAACGAAAGAAAGTATAGGCCATACATTGCCGGTCCTTCGCATCCAGCGCAGTACGAGTACAGGGATTTGTCTGTGGATTACtcttttacttaa
- the LOC108126846 gene encoding mitochondrial uncoupling protein 4-like isoform X2, which produces MAGGGANLLTVPTELFKIRMQMEAKRRAAGLPPRINNVIHGLTSTVRRNGFYGLWGGVGPTTWRGALHTLADVGTYDFFKRSLIKVLGIPDNRGIHFVAALLSGIAVVVLSNPPDVVRSRVMFQPRDKRGRGLHFKNGRQCFMRLIREEGIMAMYKGWLPFWLRVGPWTFIFWFTFEHLRGRRGDQHRYN; this is translated from the exons ATGGCTGGCGGGGGCGCCAATCTCCTTACCGTGCCCACCGAGCTGTTCAAGATCCGGATGCAGATGGAAGCCAAGCGGCGGGCGGCCGGTCTTCCTCCGCGGATCAACAATGTCATTCACGGCCTGACCTCCACTGTACGAAGGAACGGATTTTATGGTCTGTGGGGTGGTGTTGGGCCCACCACCTGGCGCGGAGCACTGCACACTTTGG CCGATGTTGGGACCTACGATTTCTTCAAGCGATCGCTTATCAAGGTACTCGGGATTCCGGATAACCGGGGTATCCACTTTGTAGCCGCCTTGTTGTCCGGTATAGCGGTAGTTGTGCTAAGTAATCCGCCTGACGTGGTCCGGTCACGGGTGATGTTCCAGCCAAGAGACAAGCGTGGCCGGGGTCTTCACTTCAAGAACGGTCGGCAGTGCTTTATGCGTTTGATAAGGGAGGAAGGTATCATGGCCATGTACAAGGGCTGGCTTCCCTTCTGGCTACGCGTGGGTCCTTGGACATTCATATTTTGGTTTACATTCGAACACCTTCGAGGGAGACGCGGTGACCAACATCGCTACAATTGA
- the LOC108126845 gene encoding lysosomal aspartic protease, with amino-acid sequence MRPVCLILLVLIGVGCAVAKLNRLPLQVNSNYTRTHGKVKAEKTLLAAKYGYNLDTTSSASEGTETLHDSADREYYGLVSIGTPKQNFNILFDTGSANLWVPSAKCPASNKACQKHNKYHSAESSTYVANGESFSIEYGTGSLSGFLSTDTVEVAGIKIKDQTFAEAIDEPGSTFTDANFAGIMGLAFKSIAVDGVTPPWDNMIAQKLLDEPVISFYLKRKGTAVQGGEMILGGIDSSLYKGSLTWVPVTKAAYWQFKITAIKTKGEFISRNTQAIADTGTSLIVLPEAAYIKINRFIGAEDNGEGEAFVRCSRVSSLPNINLYIGDRFFTLKPSDYIIRITENGETYCMSVFTYMEGNTLVILGDVFIGKFYTVFDKGNNRIGFAPVAN; translated from the coding sequence ATGAGACCAGTTTGTTTAATATTACTAGTGTTGATCGGAGTTGGTTGTGCCGTGGCCAAATTGAACCGTCTGCCTTTGCAAGTTAATAGCAACTACACCAGGACCCATGGAAAGGTGAAGGCAGAGAAGACCCTGCTGGCGGCCAAGTATGGCTATAACCTGGACACCACCTCCTCTGCCTCGGAGGGCACCGAGACCCTCCACGACAGCGCCGATCGCGAGTACTACGGCCTGGTCAGCATCGGTACCCCCAAGCagaatttcaatattttattcgaCACCGGATCGGCTAATCTTTGGGTCCCAAGTGCCAAGTGCCCAGCCTCGAATAAGGCCTGTCAAAAGCACAACAAGTACCACTCCGCAGAGTCTAGCACCTATGTGGCCAATGGGGAGAGTTTCTCCATTGAATACGGAACCGGAAGCCTCTCTGGATTTCTGTCCACCGATACCGTGGAAGTGGCTGGAATTAAAATCAAGGATCAGACGTTCGCCGAGGCTATCGATGAACCGGGAAGCACCTTTACTGATGCCAACTTTGCCGGAATCATGGGCCTGGCTTTCAAGTCAATCGCCGTGGATGGTGTGACCCCGCCGTGGGACAACATGATTGCCCAGAAACTGCTCGACGAGCCAGTGATCTCCTTCTATTTGAAGCGCAAGGGAACCGCTGTCCAAGGCGGTGAAATGATCCTGGGTGGCATTGATTCCAGCCTCTATAAGGGAAGCCTTACCTGGGTGCCAGTCACCAAAGCTGCCTACTGGCAATTCAAAATTACCGCCATCAAGACCAAGGGTGAATTCATCAGCCGGAACACCCAGGCCATCGCCGATACTGGAACTTCCCTGATCGTCCTCCCAGAGGCTGCCTACATCAAAATCAATAGGTTCATTGGCGCTGAGGATAATGGCGAAGGAGAGGCCTTTGTCAGATGCAGCAGGGTCTCGTCCTTGCCGAACATTAATCTCTATATCGGGGATAGATTCTTTACTCTCAAGCCCAGTGATTATATAATCAGGATTACCGAGAATGGGGAAACCTACTGCATGTCGGTCTTCACCTACATGGAGGGCAACACTTTGGTTATCCTGGGTGATGTTTTCATCGGAAAGTTCTACACAGTCTTCGACAAGGGCAATAACAGGATCGGATTCGCACCAGTTGCTAATTAA